DNA from Scylla paramamosain isolate STU-SP2022 chromosome 42, ASM3559412v1, whole genome shotgun sequence:
TACTCTACCTGACCTTTGACAAatcccttattctttttcttgttcggGGTGTGAGGAAGCCATGCATGATGTGGTGTTCCCTCATTGCCCATTTACAGTCATGCCTTAATACTGAAATTAGTAGAATACCTCATGTGCTTTAACCTAGTGGTAAGTTtggaaacaaaaatgaaaacattTCCTATTTGATAAGATTATGTAATATAAGAGAAATAGTAGCTGTGCAATATTGATTATAAAAATGAGATAAAGGATGTCATTTGCAAAAGCTtgaaaataagatgagataTCCTATGTGTATGGTTGCTCTAAGATTGAATTCATTGACTTGCTTAGAAACTAGGTACAACTAAGATTGTATAACATAGTGCTTCCTTTAATTTAGGGATCAGTCATAAGAGGTATTGGAAGTTCTTTGCTCTGGGATAGCAGTAGTCAAGATTCAGGATTTTGTCCCAAATACCACATAAATAAACTGCAACAAGTCTAGACTGGAATATGGGATTCATGCAATGCACTTAGTGTCATGCTTCAAAAatttataaatcatgaaaggaTTCCTACTTAGGACCATAGACTAAGATTTCATTAATAAGTTTTAATCAGAAAAAATGCATACTTCAGCATATTGCAGGAGTATGTATTATTAGAAACCACTGGAATGATTAAAATTATTAGAGCagcttcaccatcatcattatcattatcataataattttgaagggTTTGCATCCAAGTTTGCTTGTGGCTGGCTGCATCTAACAGTGATACACAGACTGTGAAGTCTTAACAACCTTCCTGTGTAGGTCTAAATCTCTTGAGATTCTTCTGTATCATTTCCTGCCTACTATTTTAGGTCTCAAACACTTTTTACCAGCATCCTCTCAGTATGACCAAGCCATCTCAGTTAACATGTTTTCAACATAGAATATATATCCACCGAACCCCTGTCCTCTCTGTGATGCATTGCACATTCATCTAATGATCCTCATTTCCATTGCATGCAAACATTGCACCCCTCCCATGCTGAGATTTTGATGATATAGAGCATTGCAGTACACTCCTCACATCTTCACAGACTACAGATGGTCATTTGATTTAAAAGACTCGCTTAATTATCAGCAAAGGCAGCAGGTCCTTGAACTTCCATTATTCACTTGTAGCTCTCACCAACACATGAGTATTTCTATTACCTCCTGTATGTTACATTTTCCACAAAACTCTGCCATATATTCAAGGGATTTACCATTTAGGACAACttttgtatatttctctttGCTTCTGTCCTACATATTGCATATTCAAGCACTCCATTATCCTGCGACCTGCTTCTGATCCCACTACTTCTTGTGTACACACATTCTACATATGTTACTTGAATTATAATCTAgaattaccacacacacacacacacacactttctgcAGATTGTATATGGCCTTGCATCCTCAGCCATCACAATGCTTTCAGtgattccatttcttcattgaGTTTACCTCCTCCATTAACCTTAATTTCTGTATATAGTATCAAATCACTTATAGTATGCACAACACTCCTCAATCCTGCTCTAACACATGAGACGAAGTTTCAAGAACCATAGTAATGGGGCTCAAATCAGCACCCTGGTGCTTATATCTTTATTAGGTGTTTCTTACAGCTCATACAAATTaaagttattgttatttttgttgaaCATTGTTCCTTGTTATTATCAAAGATTAGTGTAATACGTGGTACCATGTTTGGTTATTCACTTGATCTCCTTTAGCTCTTCCAATGATGTGATGTGTCCAATGGCTCTCTGAAGAGAtaaatttttcttccattctggtgtgaaaaatatttatgaaaaaaGATCAAAGAATTATTTTGCAAGAATTATGTTACTTGCAATACTTTATTAGGATATATTGAGGGGGTTTGTATTTATTCTCTTATtgccaaaactggaatatgcccatgaatcatatatatatatatatatatatatatatatatatatatatatatatatatatatatatatatatatatatatatatatatatatatatatatatatatatatatatatatatatatatatatatatatatatatatatatatatatatatatatataaagtgtgtgtgtatgtgtgtgtgtgtgtgtgtgtgtgtgtgtgtgtgtgtgtgtgtgtgtgtgtgtgtgtgtgtgtgtgtgtgtgtgtgtttctctctctctctctctctctctctctctctctctctctctctctctctctctctctctctctctctctctctctctctctctctctctctctctctcgtaagcaATTCATGCATTCAGACATTGTAAACATAGCAAACAGCAAAATATTTACTAAACAAGAcatgaaaatactgaaacactgacaagtgttttgaattttcaggTGAATAGAAGGGCCAGATAACTGTATGATGATGCATAACGTGGCACAAAACATTCTACGTGCAGCAAGGTCAAGTTTGGGTCAGACTGCATGGCATAGGGTATCAGCACGAGGACTTTGCTCATCTAGTCCTGATATTGTAATTGAGAAACTCTCGGGTGACTGTGAGGGGATAGCAGTGTTTGGTCTCAACCGTCCACAAGCTAAAAATGCTATCAGCAAGAATTTATTAAAGGAGTTCAAGGAAGGCATTGACAATGTCCGTCATGACCGCAGTGTGAGAGTGGTGCTCCTGCGCTCCATGGTGCCGGGGGTATTCTGTGCTGGGGCAGACCTAAAGGAACGTGCAAAGATGAAACCAGAAGAAGTTGGCCCATTCGTTACCAAGGCACGTGCATGCATTTCTGACCTTGAAAATTTGCCCATGCCAGTGATTGTAGCTTTGGATGGAGTAGCTTTGGGAGGTGGACTGGAGATAGCCTTGGCCTGTGATCTACGAGtggctgctactactacaaagatGGGCCTTGTAGAAACCAAGTTGGCCATTATTCCAGGAGCTGGAGGAACGCAGAGGCTTCCACGTGTTGTAGGAAGTGCAAAGGCCAAGGAGCTCATTTTTACTGCTGCCATTGTTAATGGTGAAGAAGGTGAGGAGATTGGTTTGGTAAATTATGTTGTTCCTCAGAATGAAACTGGAGATGCAGCCTACCTTAGATCTCTTGAGCTGGCCAAGAAAATAATTCCCAATGGGCCCATTGGAGTGAAAATGGCAAAAGTTGCCATATCACGTGGTATGGAAGTTGATCTTTCCACTGGCTTGTCTATTGAAGAAGCTTGTTATGCACAGGTGATACCCACCAAAGATAGGATTGAAGGACTTACAGCCTTCAGGGAAAAGAGGACCCCTAATtacaaaggagaataagaaactgaattaaaaaatataaataattttatTGTAAATTTCTTATTACTCAACTGGATTGttgattaatatatatatatatatatatatatatatatatatatatatatatatatatatatatatatatatatatatatatatatatatatatatatatatatatgcatgcatAATTTCCCTATTTATATATGCCTACTggaataaacaacaaaataaaaagttgataaAATTTCATGACTCAAAATGTAATTTCTGATCCTTTTGTATGTTGACCTCTGGGAACCTCTTTGTCTTCTCAGGTTGTTAAATAGTATGGGATGGTGATATTGAGTATTGCTCATTTTCAGCCATCTTGCAGCTCAGACttgtatgatatatatatatatatatatatatatatatatatatatatatatatatatatatatatatatatatatatatatatatatatgggagggagtattttattatcatttatttaattaattaattaattaattttctttttatatgtgagGCTCTCTCCCAAGCAAGTGAAATGATGGTACACAGAAAACTACATGACTGCACCTAAACTACAATAAATGCTGCTGATTATAAATATTGTCTAATAGAATGAAATAGGTAAAAGTTGCATTGACCTAATGCCTACACTCAGGAAGAGAATATGTATTTTGGCAAATTGCATCCTCTATGTATGTGTTTCCATAACTTAAATTGAGATTTTTGTACATTATTGGGAATTGTTataattgatttttttaatCACAAAATTATATTCTCTTGCTTTTTTGTAAATTTGCATTCATGtcctttgtgttcattcttAAAATTTAAAGATATGAATATATGAATCTGACACAAGTTCATCTTTATTTACTTGATGTAGTGTTTACTGGATTATTTTCTTGATGTGGTGTTTACTGGGTAACTGTCTTGTCATCAACTTTTTAATAATTAGGAATGGTTAACCAATGGTTAACCACTGTATCACCTGTTTCAATTTAATTGTTCATTTGACAGGAAATGTGTCAAATGTCCCAGAAGGAATTTATTTTATACAAAGTTTTGGATTTCTTTGAATTGCTTTGGCTTTTCTCATCATTAAGATATGTAGTTTATACATGtaaaaattcttggaaaaataAGTATACATTCAATATGGatgtataaatatatgtatgcatgcataaACTTTGTGTGGGATCTGATATGCTACATAGTAACATAGCTTGGACAGTATTGTACgtgattatttttgttatatagTACAGTAAAGAATTTTGTGTATTAAAGTTGtactttttagtaatgtttttcatTGTCACGTAAAATATGGGTACATCACCAACTCATATTGGATTTTAATATAAGAATATAGGCAGAGTCCATTTTGTAAGTGGGTTATGTCAGAAAACTGATTATTGTTATCTTTGGAATTACCAAAAAATTCACCTTTAGAACCTTTCTAAATTCCTATTAAAAGTTTAAAACTTTGCATTAATTTCTAAGCAACTAAAAGATGTCTAGCTTTTACTGTATGCAAAACAGTAGATTAGcagctattttatttatcactaGAAAATCCTTTCATCTTTAAGATCTTAAGTTGACTGGGAATCTGCCAAATGTTTGTTGTAGAGGAGGGTGGTGTCCTCTAGAAGTCTTGGAGATATTTGGACTCGTGCCCATGACATAATTCAACTGCCTTTTTACAGTCTAAAGAAATAACTGTTCTTTCAATTTAATGGAGTTTATTAGTAGGATAAAGGCCACAATGGAGTCTTACACCAGACCTAATACAGTGATTCTTGAGAGGTTGTATGGTGGCAGGTAACTCCCCATGGAGGACAGCTCAAACTAGCTTGGTTGGTATGAAGTAAATCAACAACTAGCAAGAGCCTCTGCTTGCAGGGCACTCTTGGTGACTGCATCTTGATGTAAAAACTAGTGATGCAGGTGCAAAATGAGTTGAAGCTAGACCATGTCTGGTTTACATGCATCTCTCCAGGAAAATGTAGAGGTAATCTCCTCAGCAGTCATGTTAATGATATAAATAATGTATAGtgtaacaaaaggaaaaaaataaataaaaatttggtGTGACTTACATTATTATGCATACCTCTCTGCATTGCTCAATACACTATTTAGCAGtatgctttcttttcattcatttcagcTTTACTGCCTATTATGCAATTTGTTTTCATGATCTGAAAGTAGCCCCTTGATACTATTGTTTTTCATGTTGAGAtcttagaaaaaataataacttggGGCAAGAATAATGTAATTGGAAATATCTTAAATTTGAATAATTTTGGGAAGTGGCAAGAGCAGAAAGCAGGGGCCAGGCTTGTAGATCAGCTATGTGTATGGTGACTACACTTACTTTTATATTAGTGCGATTGATAAGAAAATTTATCATATAATCCAAAGGCTGTCCCTTAAAACTTCCATCAGGTTTTAGCCACAACAGAAGGGCTTCCATTTGCTTCCATCCTTATGTTCCCtcttttacacatttttttatttattttttctcccttttgcCCAATTTCTCTTGCATACTCTCATTTCAGTGCACGTATTCTtgcccccccaccccaccaTATGCTGTCAGTCATTTGACCTTGTGTCATTCTTTTCATGCAGTCAGATCATCTTCAGGTGCTATGCTTGACTGGATTAACCACTCcacatttt
Protein-coding regions in this window:
- the LOC135093238 gene encoding methylglutaconyl-CoA hydratase, mitochondrial-like isoform X1 → MMMHNVAQNILRAARSSLGQTAWHRVSARGLCSSSPDIVIEKLSGDCEGIAVFGLNRPQAKNAISKNLLKEFKEGIDNVRHDRSVRVVLLRSMVPGVFCAGADLKERAKMKPEEVGPFVTKARACISDLENLPMPVIVALDGVALGGGLEIALACDLRVAATTTKMGLVETKLAIIPGAGGTQRLPRVVGSAKAKELIFTAAIVNGEEGEEIGLVNYVVPQNETGDAAYLRSLELAKKIIPNGPIGVKMAKVAISRGMEVDLSTGLSIEEACYAQVIPTKDRIEGLTAFREKRTPNYKGE